The DNA region GAGCAAAGAATCCAATAGAGGTATATAAATGGATGAAAGCAAACGCTAAAAGGAAGGAGATAAAAAAATTACTAGGAGTAGAGTTTATACGAATACCTGGGAGATCAAGATTATATGATTTTTTTGAGATAGTAGATAAAGATG from Hydrogenimonas thermophila includes:
- a CDS encoding transposase family protein gives rise to the protein MEPELLKILKEHISEQARPQGRQYSLPVIMFLSIIAILMGAKNPIEVYKWMKANAKRKEIKKLLGVEFIRIPGRSRLYDFFEIVDKD